GATGCATTCTATGCTGACTATAACTGATCCCAGAACTTCTTGAGCCGATCGACAAACTTGTTGCCCGCAGGTTGTTGCGACTCCTGAGAAGGGTCGGCCCCTGCGGCCGCCGAATCTGACTGCGGTAAATCGCAAGCTGCCGCTTGCTGACCGGCAGACGAAGGCTCGGCCATACCGTGCTCCTGATACAGACTGTTTTCGAGCGAATGAGCCACCAGCCCCATGACGGTTGCATACATCGGATTGTTGACCGCATCCTTGATGCCGCCAGACACCCCTTCGGGATAGCCGGTACGCACATCGAGGCCAAGAATATCCCTGGCCAGCTCCACGGTGCCCGGCAAAAGCGAGCCCCCGCCGGTGATGATCGCTCCCGCGTTCAGATACTCGTAGTAGCCCGAGCGCTTGATGATGTCGCGCACAAGCTCGAAAATCTCCATCATGCGCGCTTCGATAATGACCGTGAGCGAACTTTTCGGCAAGGATTTGCGTGGCCGTCCCTCGATGCCATCGATCGTAATTTCCTCATCCTCTTCGAGCAGCTTCGTCCAGGCGCAGCCGTAGCGGATCTTGACATCTTCGGCCACGTCGTTGAGCGCCTTGACGCCGAAGGCCACATCGTGCGTCACGTCGTTGGCGGCCACCTTGATCACCTCGGAGTAGCGGATCGCGCCGTCGATGTAGATGGCAACCTCGGTCGTGCCACCGCCGATGTCGATCACCACCGTACCGCTCCGCTTCTCACTCTCCTTCATCACGGCCAGCCCTGAAGCGACCGGCTCGAAGGTCATGGCATTGACTTCGAGGCCCGCCTTCTCGATACACTGCTTGATGTTGCGGATCTTGGTGCGAAGCCCGACAACGATATAGGCGCTGCCGCGCATGATCATACCGGCCATGCCGATCGGATCGAGCACCCCCTCCTGGTCATCGACGATGAACTCCTGCGGAATAACGTGGATGATTTCGTGGTCGATGTCGAGATAGCGGATGTTGGTCTTGGCCTTTTCGAGGAAGCGCCGCACATCGGACTCGTTGACGATGCCCGACTGGTTGACGCTGACTTCGGAGTTACTGTAGATGCAGTGGACATGCGCGCCGGAAATACCGACATTCACGCCTTTGATTTTGATTGAGGACTCGCGCTCGGCATCGGCTACCGCCTTGCTGATGGCATCGACGGTTTTGTTGATGTTAACGACTGTGGCCCGCTGCAACCCCTCGGAGTTGGCGCGCCCCTTGCCGAGAACGTTGAGCTTGCCGAGATCATCCTTTTCCGCGACAACGACGCAAACCTTGGTAGTACCTATATCGAGACCGATTACAATATTGCTCTTGAGCATGAGGCGTTCTATGTTCAATGTTGGGCATCGCTATTGCTTTGTTCCAAAACACGATAACCGCGTTAGTCAGGACAAGTCGGGTACGCTCAGGGCTCTTCGTGCCATCCACCTTGGGCTCAGGCTTCTCACGAAAATGAAGAGAGAATCCCTGAAGTTCATCGGTATGTCGAGCGCCTTCCGATAATGCGGGCGGGGTCTATGGCGCTGCAGGCTCTGCCTCAGACTCCGGTTCGCTGGCGAACACCCTGTCCCGGAAACGAAGATCGACCGACTCGTAACAATCTATACCTTTTTTGGCTACAACCTGTTGCCAGAATATCTCGAATTTTTTCAATTTTTCCTTGAAATTCCCCGCATTGCCGACAACAAACCGAATGGGAGAACCAGCTACGGAAAACCAGGTACGGTTGTCTGGCGCGAGATGAATTTCCGAAAGCAGCAGGCCCGCATGAGGTGCTGCAGCAAACGCATCAATCAAGACGAACAGCAGTTGGCGATCACCCTCATTCAGGCGATTCACACCTCTGCCGGGGGCTGAGCCAAGACGCCCGGCACCCGACACCTTCACCAGACGGTGAAAGCGGCTCGAAACCCCTTCATCGGGAAGCACGAACCCTTCAGTATCGATAACGCGGTAATGCTCACCCTCGACAAGCAGTGCTGCCGGTCGGCGCTCTTCGATAACCACCCGCAGGATGCCGTTCAGCTCCTTGCTGACTGTCATGCTCCCGATCCAGGGCTCGGAAGAGAGCGCCCGGCGAACATCGTCGATTCTGACCTCTTCAAGCGGCCGGTTCCTGAAACGCGCAAGCCGCTTATCCAGATCGGATGCAGGGATGAGGCTTGCGCCGCTGACGACCACCCGTTCGACGGCGACGCCCTGCTTCCACTGGGTCGCGTACCAGGCCAGTGCGGCGACGGCCATGAGCAACAGCACGACCATAATCATGATGACCGGCGTAGCGCCGAACAGGCGACGGAGCTTGCCTGAGCGGGGCGCCGAGTGGTCTGCTTCGGGCAGCTCGGGCTCGTTGCCGGGCAGCTCGTTCAGCGGCTCCTCATGCCAGCGTTCATGCTCCTGGTTTTCCATCGCTGCACTCTCCGTTATCGCCGGGCAGGCTCATCCGGCCGCTCCGGTTGCGGTTCCTTCATCGGCACACATTGATGCAAATCGCGTGGCCAGGTGGGTGATGTCGCCTGCGCCCATGAAAAGGATCAGCGTATCGGGCCCGGCCTCCTGCCGGAGTGAGTCGAGCAGTTGCTCGCTGTCCGGCTCGAACGTCACCTCCTTCGCACCGGCCTTGCGCGCCGCCTCGGCGACAAGCTCGCCGGTCACGCCCGGGAAATCTTCGGTGCGCTCCCGCGACGGGTAGATGCCAGCCACGTAGATCGCGTCGGCCCGCGAAAGCGCCCAGCCGAACTCGACGGCGAAC
This portion of the Chlorobaculum parvum NCIB 8327 genome encodes:
- a CDS encoding cell division protein FtsQ/DivIB, yielding MENQEHERWHEEPLNELPGNEPELPEADHSAPRSGKLRRLFGATPVIMIMVVLLLMAVAALAWYATQWKQGVAVERVVVSGASLIPASDLDKRLARFRNRPLEEVRIDDVRRALSSEPWIGSMTVSKELNGILRVVIEERRPAALLVEGEHYRVIDTEGFVLPDEGVSSRFHRLVKVSGAGRLGSAPGRGVNRLNEGDRQLLFVLIDAFAAAPHAGLLLSEIHLAPDNRTWFSVAGSPIRFVVGNAGNFKEKLKKFEIFWQQVVAKKGIDCYESVDLRFRDRVFASEPESEAEPAAP
- the ftsA gene encoding cell division protein FtsA translates to MLKSNIVIGLDIGTTKVCVVVAEKDDLGKLNVLGKGRANSEGLQRATVVNINKTVDAISKAVADAERESSIKIKGVNVGISGAHVHCIYSNSEVSVNQSGIVNESDVRRFLEKAKTNIRYLDIDHEIIHVIPQEFIVDDQEGVLDPIGMAGMIMRGSAYIVVGLRTKIRNIKQCIEKAGLEVNAMTFEPVASGLAVMKESEKRSGTVVIDIGGGTTEVAIYIDGAIRYSEVIKVAANDVTHDVAFGVKALNDVAEDVKIRYGCAWTKLLEEDEEITIDGIEGRPRKSLPKSSLTVIIEARMMEIFELVRDIIKRSGYYEYLNAGAIITGGGSLLPGTVELARDILGLDVRTGYPEGVSGGIKDAVNNPMYATVMGLVAHSLENSLYQEHGMAEPSSAGQQAAACDLPQSDSAAAGADPSQESQQPAGNKFVDRLKKFWDQL